Proteins found in one Asterias amurensis chromosome 13, ASM3211899v1 genomic segment:
- the LOC139946509 gene encoding uncharacterized protein, giving the protein MKEFLLLSSEPKAKLKMFAIKWFRKRRRDRDQEQCGCQRKASRQDNTAIRPNPTETPSQDGDNLQTGTVFLEDVDVVNEENTRSSPRRLGLNDLPDELLLRIVSFISPIDRAFINLKLSSKRFLTITSDLSLYHLTTLKVPSESPFSFDVLQRVLRVSGKTMLGMDLSGCEDVTDYTLFRVVARCSLLGWLNISGCKQVTNAGLGVIGNNLKCLRRIDISSCPFITCSGVVQLFKMLGKTLTFININDCLGFREDPHKLVSLAFFCTSLRHLSVGWSRDLVKLNPLLDMDLDRLTQGCMHLEYLDISYSHSTNGIMLSIARNCPVLTTLVARQCFLQDIGLEHIGQGLPRLEWLDLTDCWYITDVGLESLANGCPLLRGIILTRCHEVRGTGAVKVAATCLKLETFVLKQCFKIDSHAIECIGFCAKKLRYLDISYNQNVTVDTMKKLVDSNRKLRVVTEGCPRVPRGGALSRFPFTKKDPACFVIWETAV; this is encoded by the exons ATGAAAGAGTTTCTACTTCTTTCTTCAGAGCCCAAGGCCAAGCTTAAAATG TTTGCAATCAAATGGTTCCGGAAGAGAAGACGCGACCGGGACCAGGAACAATGCGGATGTCAGAGGAAAGCCTCCCGCCAGGATAACACAGCGATCCGGCCAAATCCGACCGAAACTCCTTCACAAGATGGTGACAATCTCCAAACCGGAACAGTTTTTCTGGAAGATGTAGACGTTGTTAACGAAGAAAATACTA GGTCGTCACCGAGACGGTTAGGTTTGAATGATCTCCCGGACGAGCTCCTCCTGAGGATTGTTTCCTTCATCAGCCCAATAGACAGAGCCTTCATCAATCTCAAGCTTTCATCAAAAAGGTTCCTCACCATCACCAGCGACCTCTCCCTCTACCATCTCACCACCCTCAAGGTACCCTCAGAATCACCCTTCTCATTCGACGTACTGCAACGTGTACTTCGTGTCTCTGGGAAAACCATGCTCGGCATGGATCTGTCCGGGTGTGAGGACGTCACCGACTATACGTTGTTCCGAGTCGTGGCCCGATGTAGCTTGTTGGGATGGTTGAACATCTCGGGGTGCAAGCAGGTTACCAATGCCGGCCTAGGAGTGATCGGTAATAACCTCAAGTGCTTACGGAGGATCGACATCAGCAGCTGCCCGTTTATAACATGCTCAGGGGTTGTccagttgttcaagatgcttgGTAAGACGCTGACTTTCATCAACATCAACGACTGTCTTGGCTTCCGGGAAGACCCTCATAAACTGGTGTCACTGGCGTTCTTCTGCACCTCTTTGAGACACCTCTCTGTGGGATGGTCGAGAGACTTGGTCAAACTCAACCCTCTTCTGGACATGGATCTGGACAGGTTAACCCAGGGCTGTATGCATTTAGAGTACCTGGACATCAGTTATAGCCACTCGACCAACGGCATTATGCTGAGCATTGCCCGCAACTGCCCGGTCCTGACCACCCTTGTAGCCAGGCAGTGCTTCCTCCAGGACATCGGGCTGGAACACATAGGCCAGGGTCTTCCAAGACTCGAATGGCTGGACCTGACGGATTGTTGGTACATCACCGACGTTGGGTTGGAGAGTCTCGCTAACGGCTGCCCTCTGCTCCGTGGGATTATCCTGACCCGCTGCCACGAGGTCCGAGGAACAGGCGCGGTGAAGGTAGCAGCAACCTGTCTCAAACTAGAAACCTTCGTGCTGAAACAGTGCTTCAAGATCGACAGCCACGCCATCGAATGCATTGGATTCTGTGCCAAGAAGCTTCGCTACCTCGACATCAGTTACAACCAGAATGTTACCGTGGACACGATGAAGAAACTCGTCGACAGCAACAGGAAACTCCGGGTTGTGACGGAGGGTTGCCCACGAGTACCGAGAGGGGGCGCCCTGTCGAGGTTTCCATTCACGAAGAAGGACCCCGCCTGTTTTGTGATCTGGGAAACCGCAGTTTAA
- the LOC139946510 gene encoding caveolin-1-like has product MDMMDIYVSPDDIDIDHAPAEEKVNAHRVVWLKCKAKAEKALNLMKQGREKEETTSSSRDNMNALMKAPLVPEQDTRRPPKDHFIKMDNDMLRTQSLDSFGETTVNIHAPTVEQLDLHDRDPTDMNKHVRIWFEEVLAEPEGMHSFDRVWRASFVTFTTVKFWCYRFCTLLCGVPFALCFGVYFACLTFLHVWYVVPCIKSCLIVLHWAGKMWTICVRTFCDPCCESFGKIFSNIQLTNYRQ; this is encoded by the exons ATGGACATGATGGACATTTATGTGAGTCCAGACGACATAGACATCGACCATGCTCCGGCCGAGGAGAAAGTCAACGCGCATCGGGTG GTATGGCTGAAATGCAAAGCAAAAGCAGAAAAAGCTCTGAATCTCATGAAACAAGGGCGAGAAAAAGAAGAGACTACCAGTTCGAGCCGTGACAACATGAACGCATTGATGAAAGCA CCGCTTGTGCCTGAACAAGACACCAGACGCCCACCAAAAGACCATTTTATAAAGATGGATAATGACATGCTAAGGACACAATCCCTTGACTCCTTCGGGGAGACCACAGTGAATATTCATGCGCCTACGGTGGAACAACTCGACCTTCACGACAGGGATCCTACAGATATGAACAAACATGTCAGG ATCTGGTTCGAGGAGGTACTAGCCGAGCCAGAAGGAATGCACAGTTTTGACCGAGTGTGGCGTGCCAGCTTCGTCACCTTCACGACGGTCAAGTTTTGGTGTTACCGTTTCTGTACGCTGCTCTGTGGTGTCCCCTTCGCACTCTGCTTTG GAGTTTACTTCGCGTGTCTGACGTTCCTACACGTGTGGTACGTGGTTCCGTGCATCAAATCGTGCCTGATTGTCCTACACTGGGCCGGAAAAATGTGGACGATATGCGTCCGGACATTCTGCGATCCTTGCTGCGAGTCCTTCGGGAAGATCTTCTCGAACATTCAACTTACGAACTATCGCCAGTGA